Proteins from a single region of Phaeacidiphilus oryzae TH49:
- a CDS encoding MBL fold metallo-hydrolase, whose translation MYFVETLALTGLGNRSYLAGGEDSAVVIDPPRDVDQVLAAAARRGVRITHVAETHLHNDYVTGGLELARLTGAAYLVPAGAQVGFDRVPVADGDTAEVEAELMLRAVATPGHTPHHTSYVLLDGGEPVAAFTGGSLLIGTVGRPDLVEPRLTEQLARAQHASAHRLAELPDEVTVLPTHGFGSFCSSAQAAGESSTIGAEKTRNAALLKDVDAFVADLLAGLDDVPAYYTHMGPANAAGPAPVDLTAPKRADAAGIAERLAAGEWVVDLRNRVAFAEGHLAGSYNFELDGQLATYLAWLIPWGKPVTLLAETPERIAAAQRELARVGIDRPAAAATGEPRDWARDESELGSFRRSDFAGLAEARERGEEPPVVLDVRRDSERAAASIPGSAHIPLHELRDRLGEVPAGTVWVHCAGGMRAGIAASLLDAVGRAVVAVDDSFDTAIQLGLVTPTAG comes from the coding sequence ATGTACTTCGTGGAGACGCTGGCCCTGACCGGGCTGGGCAACCGCAGCTACCTGGCCGGCGGAGAGGACTCCGCGGTCGTGATCGACCCGCCGCGAGACGTCGACCAGGTTCTCGCGGCCGCGGCCCGCCGCGGGGTCCGCATCACCCACGTCGCCGAGACCCACCTCCACAACGACTACGTCACCGGCGGCCTCGAACTGGCCCGGCTGACCGGGGCGGCCTACCTGGTCCCGGCCGGCGCCCAGGTCGGCTTCGACCGGGTGCCGGTCGCCGACGGGGACACCGCCGAGGTGGAGGCGGAGCTGATGCTGCGCGCGGTCGCCACCCCCGGCCACACCCCCCACCACACCTCGTACGTGCTGCTCGACGGCGGGGAGCCGGTGGCCGCCTTCACCGGCGGCTCGCTGCTGATCGGCACCGTCGGCCGGCCCGACCTGGTCGAGCCCCGGCTCACCGAGCAGCTCGCCCGCGCCCAGCACGCCTCCGCCCACCGGCTCGCCGAGCTCCCCGACGAGGTCACGGTGCTGCCCACCCACGGGTTCGGCAGCTTCTGCTCCTCCGCCCAGGCCGCGGGCGAGTCCAGCACCATCGGCGCCGAGAAGACGCGGAACGCGGCCCTTCTGAAGGACGTGGACGCGTTCGTCGCCGACCTGCTGGCCGGCCTGGACGACGTGCCCGCGTACTACACCCACATGGGCCCGGCCAACGCCGCCGGCCCGGCCCCGGTCGACCTCACCGCGCCGAAGCGGGCCGACGCCGCCGGGATCGCCGAGCGGCTGGCCGCCGGCGAGTGGGTGGTGGACCTGCGCAACCGGGTCGCCTTCGCCGAGGGCCACCTGGCCGGCAGCTACAACTTCGAGCTGGACGGGCAGTTGGCCACCTACCTGGCCTGGCTGATCCCGTGGGGCAAGCCGGTGACGCTGCTGGCCGAGACCCCCGAGCGGATCGCCGCCGCCCAGCGCGAACTGGCCCGGGTCGGCATCGACCGGCCCGCCGCGGCCGCCACCGGCGAGCCGCGGGACTGGGCCCGGGACGAGTCCGAGCTCGGCTCCTTCCGCCGCTCCGACTTCGCCGGCCTCGCCGAGGCCCGCGAGCGCGGCGAGGAGCCGCCGGTGGTCCTGGACGTCCGCCGGGACTCCGAGCGGGCCGCGGCCTCCATCCCCGGCTCGGCGCACATCCCCCTCCACGAACTCCGCGACCGGCTCGGCGAGGTACCGGCCGGGACGGTGTGGGTGCACTGCGCCGGCGGGATGCGGGCCGGCATCGCCGCCTCGCTGCTGGACGCGGTCGGCCGCGCTGTGGTCGCGGTCGACGACTCCTTCGACACCGCGATTCAGCTCGGCCTGGTCACCCCGACCGCCGGCTGA
- a CDS encoding rhodanese-like domain-containing protein: MPNFACHQGPEQISAADADRRVRSGEAVLLDVREADEYAAGHAPAAAWQPLVVVAAGADLPGPAADGRPVLVVCRSGNRSQRAAEVLAARGVAALNVSGGMRAWAAAGLPVVDNAGGDGQVI; this comes from the coding sequence ATGCCGAACTTCGCCTGTCACCAGGGCCCGGAGCAGATCAGCGCGGCCGACGCGGACCGGCGCGTCCGCTCCGGCGAGGCCGTGCTGCTGGACGTCCGCGAGGCCGACGAGTACGCCGCGGGCCACGCCCCCGCCGCCGCCTGGCAGCCGCTGGTCGTGGTGGCCGCCGGGGCCGACCTGCCCGGGCCGGCCGCGGACGGCCGCCCGGTGCTGGTCGTCTGCCGCTCCGGCAACCGCTCGCAGCGGGCCGCCGAGGTGCTGGCCGCCCGCGGGGTGGCGGCGCTCAACGTCTCCGGCGGGATGCGCGCCTGGGCCGCCGCCGGCCTCCCGGTGGTCGACAACGCCGGAGGGGACGGGCAGGTCATATGA
- a CDS encoding sulfite exporter TauE/SafE family protein, with translation MTTIVLALIAGAVVGLALGGLGGGGSMLTVPALIYLLGFSAKQATTASLIIVTITSLTGLLAHARAGRVRWRTALPFTLAGLPFAALAGLASSAVPGAVLTAAFALLAGFAAWRMIARRRGPAGPGAPAGIGRTAASGAGLGLVTGFLGVGGGFLAVPALVSVLALPMTEAIGTSLLVITANSTAALIPRLGSAASIDWAVVGPFTAAAVLGAWDGKRLADKLSGVALQRIFAVALLVVAALMLVSVLA, from the coding sequence ATGACCACGATCGTCCTCGCACTGATCGCCGGCGCCGTGGTGGGCCTGGCCCTCGGCGGACTCGGCGGCGGCGGAAGCATGCTCACCGTCCCCGCGCTGATCTACCTGCTGGGCTTCAGTGCCAAGCAGGCCACCACCGCCAGCCTGATCATCGTCACCATCACCTCCCTCACCGGACTCCTCGCCCATGCCCGGGCCGGACGGGTGCGGTGGCGCACCGCGCTGCCGTTCACCCTGGCCGGGCTGCCGTTCGCGGCGCTGGCCGGACTGGCCTCCTCGGCGGTGCCGGGAGCGGTGCTGACCGCGGCCTTCGCCCTGCTGGCCGGCTTCGCGGCCTGGCGGATGATCGCCCGGCGGCGCGGCCCCGCGGGCCCGGGGGCTCCGGCCGGAATCGGCAGGACCGCCGCGAGCGGCGCCGGACTCGGCCTGGTCACCGGCTTCCTGGGGGTCGGCGGCGGCTTCCTGGCGGTCCCCGCCCTGGTCTCCGTGCTGGCCCTGCCGATGACCGAGGCGATCGGCACCAGTCTGCTGGTCATCACCGCCAACAGCACCGCCGCGCTGATCCCCCGGCTGGGCAGTGCCGCGAGCATCGACTGGGCCGTCGTCGGGCCGTTCACCGCCGCGGCGGTGCTCGGCGCCTGGGACGGCAAGCGCCTCGCCGACAAGCTCTCCGGGGTCGCCCTGCAGCGGATCTTCGCCGTCGCGCTGCTGGTGGTCGCGGCCCTGATGCTGGTCAGCGTCCTCGCCTGA